The following proteins come from a genomic window of Papaver somniferum cultivar HN1 unplaced genomic scaffold, ASM357369v1 unplaced-scaffold_25884, whole genome shotgun sequence:
- the LOC113341220 gene encoding 4-hydroxy-tetrahydrodipicolinate reductase 2, chloroplastic-like, with protein MVGVPEEHLLGHAFHMYHLTSPDQTVSFEFQHNVCGRSIYAEGTIDAALFLAKKVRSKAGKHIYNMIDVLREGNMR; from the exons ATGGTGGGTGTACCAGAGGAGCACTTATTAGGTCACGCTTTCCATATGTATCATCTAACATCGCCTGACCAAAC GGTTTCATTTGAGTTCCAACACAACGTTTGTGGAAGATCCATATATGCCGAGGGTACTATAGATGCTGCCCTTTTCCTGGCTAAGAAG GTTCGCTCCAAGGCTGGCAAGCATATTTACAACATGATTGATGTCTTACGTGAGGGTAACATGCGATAG